A single window of Vibrio stylophorae DNA harbors:
- the cdd gene encoding cytidine deaminase, producing the protein MRDRLLSALTQLPDALAKDLSPILRRPEFDASLSANEMATLCQNHQMNEADMALALLPLAAAYAMPAISQFYVGAIAKGGSGHFYFGANLEFAHVSLAHTVHAEQSAISHAWLRGETTLSAIYINYSPCGHCRQFINELNGAEQITITLPKQPTRAFHDYLPDAFGPSDLNISEPLLAPKDNALTPEMTAAHPLYEAALAAANQSHAPYSHNYAGIACLLDNGQIFTGRYAENAAFNPSLPPLQVALNLINLADCSWHQIKEVYFVEKQGISNQLSHDMQTLCSQVAPQAQFHYHAL; encoded by the coding sequence ATGCGCGATCGCTTACTTTCTGCGTTAACCCAACTGCCAGATGCGCTTGCTAAAGATCTTTCACCCATTCTTCGTCGTCCTGAATTTGATGCCAGTCTTAGCGCCAATGAAATGGCCACACTCTGCCAAAATCATCAGATGAACGAAGCGGATATGGCGCTAGCGCTCTTGCCGCTCGCCGCTGCTTATGCCATGCCTGCCATCTCCCAATTTTATGTGGGCGCCATTGCCAAAGGCGGCTCCGGCCATTTCTATTTTGGTGCTAATTTAGAGTTTGCACATGTGAGCTTGGCGCATACTGTCCATGCGGAGCAATCCGCCATTAGCCATGCTTGGCTGCGCGGTGAAACCACGCTTTCGGCAATCTATATCAACTACAGCCCTTGCGGCCATTGCCGACAGTTTATCAATGAACTCAATGGTGCTGAGCAGATCACCATCACCCTGCCCAAACAGCCAACTCGCGCCTTTCATGATTATTTGCCTGATGCTTTTGGCCCTAGCGATCTCAATATCAGTGAGCCATTACTGGCACCGAAAGACAATGCACTGACGCCTGAGATGACTGCAGCGCACCCTTTATATGAAGCCGCACTCGCCGCAGCCAACCAGAGCCATGCACCCTATAGCCACAACTATGCAGGTATCGCCTGTTTACTCGACAATGGCCAAATTTTTACCGGTCGCTACGCTGAGAACGCCGCCTTTAACCCAAGCTTGCCGCCGTTACAAGTCGCGCTGAATTTAATCAACTTGGCCGATTGCTCGTGGCATCAGATTAAAGAGGTCTACTTTGTTGAAAAACAGGGAATCAGCAATCAGCTCAGTCACGATATGCAAACCCTGTGCAGCCAAGTAGCACCACAGGCGCAATTTCACTATCACGCACTTTAA
- a CDS encoding S24 family peptidase produces MQIIPIAASAGITGFESPAADYHELPLSLDALLIEHPSATFIGRAQGRSMEGVGIFDGDILIVDRHIQVQQHDVVVATFRGEFVCKIIDLKNRALLSAAPGFAPWGVSAEDQFCIEGVVIRSVRCHRPSYLLQEV; encoded by the coding sequence GTGCAGATTATTCCCATCGCCGCCAGTGCAGGGATCACCGGATTTGAAAGCCCTGCGGCGGATTATCATGAGTTACCACTGAGCTTGGACGCGCTACTGATTGAGCATCCCAGCGCGACCTTTATTGGCCGCGCGCAAGGGCGCTCCATGGAGGGCGTGGGTATTTTTGATGGGGATATTTTAATTGTGGATCGCCATATTCAAGTGCAGCAGCATGATGTGGTGGTCGCGACCTTTCGCGGTGAGTTCGTATGCAAAATTATTGATTTAAAAAATCGTGCTTTGCTTTCCGCCGCGCCTGGATTTGCCCCTTGGGGGGTGAGCGCTGAAGATCAATTTTGCATCGAAGGGGTGGTCATTCGTTCGGTGCGCTGTCATCGACCCAGCTATTTATTGCAAGAGGTATAG
- a CDS encoding Y-family DNA polymerase, with the protein MFALVDANSFYCSAEQVFRPDWRGRPMVVLSNNDGCVVAANRQALAAGVEKFKPYFQVRQRCEQAGVVVCSSNYELYGDLSSRMMEVVGRFAPEQHIYSIDESFLSFRGWQLESQDYLEHAMALRRAVWRECRLPVSVGLGRTLTLAKAANQAAKKLPHLFEKNSEGRLMQGVCLLDEHNIAQVLPQLASGQIWGVGRKLAARLAGVGVETAWQLVHLPLVQAKKVGGIELERIVRELSGERCKGFDATRADKQQIFSTRSMGERITSEQALREALCTHAGIAASKAREQGSLCRQLYLFAASSPHDRRSVHYKYQHRFATPVNDVCVLNQVISSVMPRLYERGVRYYKVGVGLVDLVDVRYDQLDLFAPPPPNPALMQMLDGVNHKYGRDTLFTAAQGVSPKWGMRREFLTPQYTTRWRDIPTIACK; encoded by the coding sequence ATGTTTGCGCTGGTGGATGCCAATAGCTTTTATTGCAGTGCCGAGCAGGTGTTTCGTCCTGATTGGCGCGGCCGCCCCATGGTGGTATTAAGCAATAACGATGGCTGTGTGGTCGCGGCCAATCGTCAAGCATTGGCTGCTGGGGTCGAGAAATTTAAACCCTATTTTCAAGTGCGCCAGCGTTGTGAGCAAGCGGGCGTGGTGGTGTGCTCTTCGAATTATGAACTCTATGGCGATCTCTCTTCTCGCATGATGGAAGTGGTGGGACGCTTTGCACCTGAGCAACATATCTACTCCATTGATGAATCCTTTCTCTCCTTTCGCGGCTGGCAACTTGAATCGCAAGACTATTTAGAGCATGCGATGGCGCTGCGCCGCGCTGTATGGCGTGAGTGTCGCTTACCCGTTTCGGTGGGGTTGGGGCGCACCTTAACCTTGGCCAAAGCGGCCAATCAGGCGGCAAAAAAATTGCCCCACCTCTTTGAGAAAAATAGCGAAGGCCGCTTGATGCAAGGGGTGTGTTTGCTTGATGAGCACAATATCGCGCAAGTTTTGCCACAGTTGGCCAGTGGCCAGATTTGGGGGGTTGGACGCAAACTGGCCGCGCGCTTAGCGGGTGTCGGTGTGGAAACGGCATGGCAGTTGGTGCATTTGCCCTTAGTGCAGGCTAAAAAAGTAGGCGGCATTGAGTTAGAGCGCATTGTGCGAGAGCTCAGCGGTGAGCGCTGTAAAGGCTTTGATGCAACCCGCGCTGATAAGCAGCAGATCTTTTCTACCCGTAGTATGGGAGAGCGCATTACCTCGGAGCAGGCACTTCGTGAGGCGCTGTGCACCCACGCGGGTATTGCGGCGAGTAAAGCGCGTGAGCAGGGCAGTTTGTGCCGACAATTGTATCTGTTTGCTGCTAGCTCTCCGCATGATCGCCGTAGTGTGCATTATAAATATCAGCACCGTTTTGCCACGCCAGTGAACGATGTTTGCGTGCTCAACCAAGTGATTAGCTCGGTAATGCCGCGGCTTTACGAGCGCGGTGTGCGTTACTACAAAGTGGGGGTGGGGTTAGTGGATTTGGTCGATGTGCGCTATGACCAATTGGATCTCTTTGCGCCGCCACCACCCAATCCCGCTTTGATGCAGATGCTTGATGGTGTGAATCATAAATATGGCCGTGATACGTTATTTACTGCTGCGCAAGGCGTCTCACCCAAGTGGGGAATGCGCCGAGAGTTTTTAACCCCGCAGTACACTACGCGTTGGCGCGATATTCCCACCATCGCCTGTAAATAA
- a CDS encoding glycosyltransferase family 4 protein has translation MKKTIGIVVNEFPVLSETFVGNEMRALMRQGHSVVPLSLHQPSGKHQPQDEFLAKQTRYLEQAPKTPLKPLLGLLAWPQLKSLVPFLHRQQGWSAFALLRQGARIAHLAKASGCQHLHAHFAWASAASAIVAAKLLGISVSFTGHGADVYANAEDLPAKCQAADWVCAVTHAMERDLQQYGCDTFYHPCGLDLSRFHPIPQALGAQPHFLFFGRIVEKKGLDLLLQAFHQLAGQYQEVQLDVVGDGPLKAQLENEYAHPRIRFLGAQPQSWLLAHAASYGALVMPFRIGRNGDQDTGPLIIKEAMALGLPVITTHLIGCDEILGPSPSLERSCAVQVEMEDRSALTDMMIAHLFRTHESLQAQRQRAEQRVRSQFDIDTLAARFSHRIQIAGASTAT, from the coding sequence ATGAAAAAAACCATCGGAATCGTGGTCAATGAATTTCCAGTATTGTCTGAAACCTTTGTCGGCAATGAGATGCGCGCGCTGATGCGCCAAGGACACAGCGTCGTGCCCTTGTCACTGCATCAGCCCAGTGGCAAGCATCAACCGCAGGATGAATTTCTCGCCAAACAAACGCGCTATCTTGAGCAAGCACCGAAAACGCCACTCAAGCCCTTGCTTGGGCTGCTCGCATGGCCGCAGCTCAAATCATTGGTACCATTTTTACACCGCCAACAAGGTTGGTCTGCCTTCGCCTTATTGCGCCAAGGGGCGCGCATTGCCCATCTTGCCAAGGCCAGTGGATGCCAACACCTACACGCCCACTTTGCGTGGGCCAGTGCAGCCAGTGCCATTGTCGCGGCCAAATTGCTTGGGATTAGCGTCAGCTTTACTGGCCATGGCGCTGATGTTTATGCCAATGCTGAAGATTTACCGGCTAAATGCCAAGCCGCTGACTGGGTGTGCGCTGTCACCCACGCGATGGAGCGAGACTTACAGCAATATGGCTGCGATACCTTTTATCACCCCTGTGGTCTCGATCTATCGCGTTTTCACCCAATCCCTCAAGCCCTTGGTGCGCAGCCCCACTTTCTATTTTTTGGCCGAATCGTTGAAAAAAAAGGGTTAGATCTCCTGCTACAAGCCTTTCATCAACTGGCGGGACAGTACCAAGAAGTACAGCTGGATGTGGTGGGTGATGGTCCGCTTAAAGCCCAGTTGGAAAACGAATATGCCCATCCACGTATTCGCTTTTTAGGCGCGCAGCCGCAATCTTGGCTACTGGCGCATGCCGCCAGCTACGGTGCACTGGTGATGCCTTTTCGCATTGGTCGCAATGGCGATCAAGATACGGGGCCTTTGATCATTAAAGAGGCGATGGCGTTGGGACTGCCTGTGATCACCACCCACCTCATTGGTTGCGATGAAATTCTTGGGCCGTCCCCCTCACTTGAGCGAAGCTGCGCGGTGCAAGTGGAGATGGAAGATCGCAGCGCACTCACTGATATGATGATCGCGCATCTTTTTCGAACGCATGAATCACTGCAAGCGCAGCGTCAACGCGCCGAACAGCGGGTGCGCAGTCAATTTGATATCGACACCCTCGCTGCGCGTTTTTCCCATCGTATTCAGATTGCAGGCGCGAGCACAGCGACATAG
- a CDS encoding outer membrane beta-barrel protein, which yields MKKQITIASLLAASMMAAPAMAANMDWVVGGGIGYQNDDVSGQFEQNGEDVAYQLRGGMILNDHHRFLATYNYMDKSEQNMFLASYDYLYPVFDQVSLFAGVNMGVSDSEIHNESSTDFVWGGQVGATYAITDSWSTDLTYRYIAQDYDEQNTEIDNSQQVMLTVDYRF from the coding sequence ATGAAAAAGCAGATCACAATTGCATCACTACTTGCAGCGAGCATGATGGCCGCACCAGCAATGGCAGCAAACATGGATTGGGTTGTTGGTGGCGGTATTGGCTATCAGAACGATGATGTTTCTGGCCAATTTGAGCAAAACGGTGAAGATGTGGCCTATCAGCTTCGTGGCGGTATGATTTTAAATGACCACCATCGTTTCTTAGCGACTTACAACTACATGGACAAGTCAGAGCAAAACATGTTCTTGGCGTCTTATGACTATCTCTACCCAGTATTTGATCAAGTAAGCCTATTTGCGGGCGTCAATATGGGCGTTTCTGATAGTGAAATCCACAATGAAAGCAGCACTGATTTTGTTTGGGGTGGCCAAGTGGGTGCAACCTACGCCATCACAGATAGCTGGTCGACTGATTTGACCTATCGCTATATTGCGCAAGATTATGATGAGCAAAACACTGAAATTGATAACAGCCAGCAAGTGATGTTGACTGTTGATTATCGCTTCTAA
- a CDS encoding TonB-dependent receptor domain-containing protein, translated as MNGRIYAALVCVSTCLPSYASTTNCENNEQQPCETNLITVTANRFEMDIAKYAGSVGVMEASELKQDANLIKALTDIPGFDSSNDLGRQIGSQYTIRGFGSFSDNRVIVRRDGVPLSSNLFSNHISTFRSDSDLLKRVEVVKGTSSILYGSGAIGGIVLMESKNADDFLKAGEQFGATLGQRFESNNMSSTRFSVAGDLDALPVDFVLYGKTSTSGDIALADGGVPGTTDIHNDENIDTLYFKGGWDIDAEKRLEFSVYDFDEKLDAVWQNLFHSNLDEYYVGHLEQQDWQLRYLQTSLEHQLIHLSAGVYYSDASYDRHSADMVNDPRWVTYRNEEKRWGANIQNVSLFDTGRVGHELLIGFEYAHREEDAIYQNAHGISDFGSMPNEYNDYGLYVLNTMTINDWQLTLGGRYDDFDREVKRHAQGSYSDSNFSPRAALAYEPVQGLTLLAGYAQSFRAPTPHETSSEGPLNPHYYYLPNYDLKAEKGEEYELGFSYESDGLITADDRLFFKAIYFDGKIKDMISLKRLPGLGTPPSSNEYAQYQNVDNATRQGVEIMANYWIGDWQIDASFETLDVEDEVTGLDVDQAFADKVMGRVSYIHQPWQLQLGVQVNHWFAPDQDFATTISGGQTYTYVDQSFTQVNVAGSWDFTASGSTWLAQNAMLYFGVNNLFDQQYINAGGVNESSRVGQATNYYLDLEVQF; from the coding sequence ATGAACGGACGCATTTATGCAGCCTTGGTGTGTGTGAGTACTTGTCTGCCGTCTTATGCTTCGACGACAAATTGTGAGAATAACGAGCAACAACCATGTGAAACTAACTTAATTACTGTGACTGCAAATCGCTTTGAAATGGATATAGCGAAATATGCAGGCTCAGTTGGGGTGATGGAGGCATCTGAACTGAAGCAAGATGCCAATTTAATTAAAGCGCTGACAGATATTCCAGGGTTTGATTCCAGCAATGATCTAGGCCGACAAATTGGCTCGCAATATACGATTCGCGGTTTTGGTAGTTTTAGTGATAACCGCGTGATCGTCCGCCGCGATGGGGTGCCACTGTCTTCAAATTTGTTTTCCAATCATATCTCTACATTTCGCTCCGACAGTGATTTGTTAAAGCGTGTTGAAGTGGTGAAGGGCACCTCATCGATTTTATATGGTAGCGGTGCCATTGGCGGTATTGTGCTGATGGAAAGTAAAAACGCCGATGATTTCCTCAAGGCTGGCGAGCAATTTGGCGCCACTTTAGGCCAACGTTTTGAGTCAAATAATATGTCGAGCACGCGCTTCTCCGTGGCGGGCGATCTTGATGCGTTACCTGTGGATTTTGTGCTGTATGGCAAAACATCGACATCGGGTGATATTGCGCTAGCTGATGGTGGCGTTCCTGGCACTACAGATATTCATAATGATGAAAATATCGATACGCTCTATTTTAAAGGGGGTTGGGATATTGATGCTGAAAAACGATTGGAGTTTAGTGTTTATGATTTTGATGAGAAGCTCGATGCCGTTTGGCAAAATTTATTCCATAGCAATCTAGATGAATATTATGTCGGACATCTAGAGCAGCAAGACTGGCAGCTGCGCTATTTACAAACCAGCCTTGAACATCAATTGATTCATTTGAGCGCAGGGGTTTATTACAGTGATGCGAGCTACGATCGCCATAGCGCAGATATGGTCAATGATCCGCGCTGGGTGACTTATCGCAATGAAGAAAAGCGCTGGGGCGCCAATATTCAAAATGTGTCACTGTTTGATACGGGGCGCGTTGGTCATGAATTATTGATTGGCTTTGAATATGCCCATCGTGAGGAAGACGCCATTTATCAAAATGCCCATGGTATTTCTGATTTTGGCTCCATGCCCAATGAGTACAATGATTATGGTCTGTATGTGTTAAATACCATGACCATCAATGATTGGCAGCTTACTTTGGGCGGGCGTTATGATGACTTTGATCGAGAAGTAAAACGGCATGCCCAAGGGAGTTATAGCGACAGTAACTTTTCGCCACGCGCCGCCCTTGCTTACGAGCCTGTACAAGGTTTGACGCTATTAGCTGGTTACGCACAAAGTTTCCGCGCGCCCACGCCTCATGAAACCAGCTCTGAAGGTCCTTTAAATCCTCATTATTACTATTTACCTAATTACGATCTGAAAGCGGAAAAAGGCGAAGAGTATGAGCTTGGCTTTAGCTATGAGTCTGATGGATTGATAACTGCAGATGATCGCTTGTTCTTTAAGGCGATTTACTTTGATGGAAAGATCAAAGATATGATCAGCCTTAAGCGTTTACCAGGGCTGGGCACGCCGCCATCATCTAATGAATATGCACAATATCAAAACGTGGATAATGCCACCCGTCAGGGCGTTGAAATCATGGCGAACTATTGGATTGGTGACTGGCAAATTGATGCAAGTTTTGAAACATTGGATGTGGAAGATGAAGTCACAGGTTTAGATGTGGACCAAGCCTTTGCGGATAAAGTGATGGGCCGTGTGAGTTATATTCACCAACCTTGGCAGTTGCAATTGGGCGTGCAAGTCAACCATTGGTTTGCGCCTGATCAAGACTTTGCCACCACCATTTCTGGTGGGCAGACCTATACCTATGTTGACCAATCCTTTACTCAGGTCAATGTTGCTGGCTCATGGGACTTTACGGCATCTGGCAGCACTTGGCTTGCGCAAAATGCCATGCTGTATTTTGGTGTGAATAATCTCTTTGACCAGCAATACATCAATGCAGGCGGCGTAAATGAAAGCTCGCGTGTTGGTCAGGCCACCAATTACTACCTTGATTTAGAAGTGCAGTTCTAA
- a CDS encoding MIP/aquaporin family protein: protein MNVFMAELFGTLLLVLLGCGVVANVVLKHSKAENSGWIVISLGWGFGVGIAVYAAGWVSGAHLNPAVTLGFLAIGGISAKTAAIYIAGQCVGAFLGAIVLWLAFKQHFDETTDPGLILAAFSTGAAIRNTKWNIISEAITTAVLMIGILAIFNVNNGIGAGFGPYAVGILVCTLGLCLGGNTGYAVNPARDLMPRIVHALLPIKNKGDSDWGYAIVPVVGPILGAVAGALLWQHVLIPVFTL from the coding sequence ATGAATGTGTTTATGGCTGAACTTTTCGGCACCCTATTATTGGTGCTACTTGGTTGCGGTGTAGTCGCAAACGTCGTACTCAAACACAGTAAAGCGGAAAACTCGGGTTGGATCGTGATCTCACTCGGCTGGGGTTTCGGTGTCGGTATCGCCGTCTATGCGGCGGGTTGGGTCAGTGGCGCGCATCTTAATCCCGCCGTAACCCTTGGCTTTCTTGCGATTGGTGGCATTAGCGCCAAAACCGCAGCCATTTATATTGCAGGGCAATGTGTGGGCGCATTTTTAGGTGCCATTGTGCTTTGGCTTGCCTTTAAACAGCACTTTGATGAAACCACAGATCCCGGCCTAATTTTGGCAGCCTTCTCAACTGGCGCTGCCATTCGTAATACCAAGTGGAACATCATTTCAGAAGCCATTACCACTGCGGTATTGATGATTGGCATTTTGGCTATCTTCAACGTCAATAACGGAATTGGCGCAGGCTTTGGTCCTTACGCTGTGGGTATTTTGGTTTGTACCTTGGGTTTATGTCTCGGCGGTAACACTGGTTATGCCGTAAACCCAGCCCGTGACTTAATGCCACGTATCGTGCATGCACTGCTACCAATTAAAAACAAAGGCGACTCTGACTGGGGCTATGCCATCGTCCCTGTGGTGGGTCCAATTTTAGGCGCTGTTGCAGGCGCACTGCTTTGGCAACATGTGCTCATTCCAGTGTTTACCCTTTAA
- the dhaK gene encoding dihydroxyacetone kinase subunit DhaK: protein MKKLINRVEDVVKEQMEGLALSRPELQVSYEPRFMWHQPKQKQVALVSGGGSGHEPLHAGFIGEGMLTGACPGEVFTSPTPDQMYECGQKVNSGEGVLFVIKNYTGDVLNFETAVELLDADGVPVGAVLTDDDVAVKDSLYTAGRRGVAGTVLVEKIVGAAAAKGYDLAQCETLARRINDNCRSFGVALSACVVPAAGKPSFVLEENEIEFGVGIHGEPGIERRSYQDVDTLVDQMFAEIMENTGYSRTLRIWNRDSSDWDEVVSPIADFTADRDYIVMVNGLGATPESELYGVFRQVARNCEKAGIRIVRNLVGNYCTSINMEGVSITLLQADEEMLSLYDAPVSTAAMTWGK, encoded by the coding sequence ATGAAAAAGTTAATCAATCGCGTTGAAGATGTTGTCAAAGAGCAAATGGAAGGGTTGGCACTTTCTCGCCCTGAACTACAAGTCAGCTACGAACCTCGTTTCATGTGGCATCAGCCAAAACAAAAACAAGTCGCTTTAGTGTCAGGTGGTGGTAGCGGTCATGAGCCACTTCACGCGGGCTTTATTGGTGAAGGCATGCTAACAGGTGCATGCCCAGGTGAAGTGTTCACCTCGCCAACCCCAGATCAAATGTATGAATGCGGCCAAAAGGTCAACAGCGGCGAAGGCGTGCTGTTTGTGATCAAAAACTACACTGGCGATGTTCTGAACTTTGAAACAGCAGTAGAACTACTCGATGCCGATGGTGTACCTGTCGGTGCGGTACTGACCGATGATGATGTTGCCGTAAAAGATAGCTTGTATACCGCAGGCCGCCGCGGCGTGGCGGGCACTGTATTGGTGGAAAAAATTGTCGGCGCCGCCGCAGCCAAAGGCTATGACCTTGCGCAATGTGAAACTCTAGCACGTCGCATTAATGACAACTGCCGCTCTTTTGGTGTTGCCTTAAGTGCTTGTGTGGTACCAGCCGCCGGTAAGCCTTCATTTGTTCTTGAAGAAAATGAGATTGAATTTGGCGTTGGTATTCATGGTGAGCCGGGCATTGAGCGTCGCAGCTATCAAGATGTGGATACCTTGGTTGACCAAATGTTTGCTGAAATCATGGAAAACACAGGTTATAGCCGCACCCTACGTATTTGGAATCGTGACAGCAGCGATTGGGATGAAGTGGTTAGCCCAATTGCTGATTTTACCGCTGACCGCGATTATATCGTGATGGTGAATGGTTTGGGCGCAACCCCTGAATCAGAGCTTTATGGGGTGTTCCGCCAAGTTGCCCGCAACTGCGAAAAAGCAGGTATTCGCATCGTGCGTAATCTTGTGGGCAACTACTGTACTTCCATCAATATGGAAGGTGTGTCGATCACCTTGTTGCAAGCCGATGAAGAGATGCTGTCTCTTTACGATGCACCAGTAAGCACTGCGGCAATGACTTGGGGGAAATAA
- the dhaL gene encoding dihydroxyacetone kinase subunit DhaL produces the protein MTMQIEKQQMINWLNLCADTFAENQDFLTDLDRDIGDADHGLNMNRGFSKVREALPKVEQQNIAAILKNTGMTLLSSIGGASGPLYGTLFIRTAASVGAREVLTFEELVDDLKSGVDGVVSRGKAALGDKTMCDVWLPVLQQMKASLEQGVSGDHLLDEMVETAEKCALSTIEMQAKKGRASYLGERSIGHQDPGATSSLLMIKALKQAISGC, from the coding sequence ATGACCATGCAAATCGAAAAACAACAAATGATCAATTGGCTCAATCTATGTGCTGACACCTTTGCCGAGAATCAGGATTTTCTCACTGATCTTGACCGTGATATCGGTGATGCGGACCACGGTTTGAATATGAATCGTGGGTTTAGCAAGGTGCGTGAAGCCCTACCAAAAGTCGAGCAGCAAAATATTGCAGCTATTTTGAAAAATACCGGGATGACACTGCTTTCAAGCATTGGCGGTGCAAGCGGCCCATTGTATGGCACTTTGTTTATTCGCACCGCAGCATCTGTGGGAGCGCGTGAAGTGCTGACCTTTGAAGAGCTGGTGGACGATCTAAAAAGCGGTGTCGATGGCGTGGTTTCTCGCGGTAAAGCAGCGCTGGGTGATAAGACCATGTGTGATGTATGGCTGCCTGTTTTGCAACAGATGAAAGCTAGCCTTGAGCAAGGTGTCAGCGGTGATCACTTGCTTGATGAGATGGTGGAGACGGCTGAAAAATGCGCGCTTTCAACCATTGAGATGCAAGCGAAAAAAGGTCGTGCCAGCTACCTTGGTGAACGCAGTATTGGTCACCAAGACCCAGGCGCCACCTCATCATTGTTGATGATTAAAGCATTAAAACAAGCAATTTCAGGGTGTTAA